The Sinomonas sp. P10A9 genome contains the following window.
CCGCGCCCGTGACCGGCGCAGTCACCTCGATCGCTGCGACGTCGACGACGACGAACGGCGTCGTGACCTATGGCGTGACGGTCTCGATTGCCAACCCACCCGCCGCGGTCCGCCTCGGCGAGACGGCCAACGTTGCCGTCACGACTGCGTCCGCGGACAATGCGCTCGTGGTGCCCACCCTCGCGATCACCACTACGGGCACCCGGCAGACCGTCACCGTCCAGCGCAACGGGACCGAGGCACCCGTGGTCGTGACGACGGGCGTCACCGCCAACGGCCGCACGCAGGTCCTCACGGGCCTCAGCGAGGGAGACGAGATCGTCCTTCCGAGCGTCACCGGCAGCACCGACACATCGACCCAGAACCCGCGCGGACTCCTCGGCGGCGGGACCGGCGGCGGTGGCACGGGCGGGTTCGGCGGGGCCGGGACCGGCGGTTCCGGGGGAAATGGCGGAACCCGAGGGGGCACGGGTGGCACAGGCAACTCCAGCACGGGCAGGTAGGCCGGGAGTGGGTTCCGACGCGGGTCAGCCCGGCTTCGCTCAGGCACCGGGACCCCGCCCGGTCATCGCCCTGAACAGCATCCGCAAGGTCTACGGCCAGGGCGAAGCGGAGGTCCGTGCGCTCGACGGCGTGAACCTGACCATCCAGCGCGGCGAGTTCGTGGCGATCGTGGGCGCCTCGGGCTCGGGGAAGTCGACGATGATGAACATCATCGGATGCCTCGACGCGCCGAGCACCGGCCAGTACCTCATGGACGCGATCCAGACCGGCGAGCTCGACGAATACCAGCTCGCACAGATCCGCAACCGCAAGATCGGCTTCGTGTTCCAGAGCTTCAACCTCATCCCCCGCACACGCGCCGTCGACAACGTGGCCATGCCGCTCGCGTACCGCAAGGTGCACCGCCGCGAACGCCACGAGCTCGCGCTCGAGGCCCTCGACGCCGTCGGCCTCTCCTCCCGCGCCGGGCACCTGCCCTCGCAGCTCTCGGGCGGGCAGCAGCAGCGCGTCGCGATCGCTCGTGCCCTCGTCGGGCAGCCGGTCCTCCTCCTCGCGGACGAGCCGACAGGCGCCCTCGACACCCGCTCCTCGCACGAGATCCTCGACCTGTTCGCGGAGCTGCACTCCCGCGGCCGCACGATCGTGATGATCACCCACGAGCCCGAAGTCGCTGCCCGCGCCGACCGAGTGGTGCGCATGCAGGACGGCCGCATCATCGAGGACTCCGTCTGGGCGTCCGTAGGACCGACGGAATCGGCAGTGGGCGGCGCCGCATGATCGCCGAGTCCATCCGGTTCGCCCTCTCGGGCATCGCGGCGAACAAGATGCGCTCCGTCCTGACCACGCTGGGCATCGTGATCGGCATCAGCGCCGTCATCACCCTCCTCGCGGTCGGCGCCGGTACCTCGAACCTGATCAAGGACCAGATCGGCAAGCTCGGCACCAACGTGCTGACCGTCAATCGCGCCGTCGCCACCGGCGGCCGGACCACGGGCGGCAGTGCGACGGCGACCCGCACCCGCTCGACGTCGCTCACCATTGCAGACCAGCAGTCGCTCGGGGATCCCGTGCTTGCGCCGGACGTAGCGACTGCCGCACCGGTGGTCCAGGCGCAGTCCGTGACGGCCACGCTGGGCTCCTCGACGCACTCGATCTCCTCGACGCTGGGGACCTCGCCCTCGTACTTCGGGATCACGGCGTTCACGGCCGCGGCGGGCCGCGTGCTCGACGACGCCGATGCGGGCCAACGTGCCGTGGTGCTCGGCAACAGCGTGGCCGCGGACCTCGCGCAGAACGTCGCCTCCCTCGTGGGTCAGACCGTCTCCCTCAACAACCAGGACTTCACGGTGGTCGGTGTCCTCGCGCCGAAGGGCACGAGCGGCCTCAACGACCCCGACGACGTGGCCATGGTCCCGATCGACACCGCACAGGGCACCTTCACGGGCTACACGCAGAGCCTGTCCTCGATCGCCGTTCAGGCCAAGAGCGCCGACGTCATGACCGAGGCGCAGAACGAGATCCAGCAGATCCTCGATGCGCGGCACCAGGTCACGAGCGACAC
Protein-coding sequences here:
- a CDS encoding ABC transporter ATP-binding protein → MGSDAGQPGFAQAPGPRPVIALNSIRKVYGQGEAEVRALDGVNLTIQRGEFVAIVGASGSGKSTMMNIIGCLDAPSTGQYLMDAIQTGELDEYQLAQIRNRKIGFVFQSFNLIPRTRAVDNVAMPLAYRKVHRRERHELALEALDAVGLSSRAGHLPSQLSGGQQQRVAIARALVGQPVLLLADEPTGALDTRSSHEILDLFAELHSRGRTIVMITHEPEVAARADRVVRMQDGRIIEDSVWASVGPTESAVGGAA
- a CDS encoding ABC transporter permease — translated: MIAESIRFALSGIAANKMRSVLTTLGIVIGISAVITLLAVGAGTSNLIKDQIGKLGTNVLTVNRAVATGGRTTGGSATATRTRSTSLTIADQQSLGDPVLAPDVATAAPVVQAQSVTATLGSSTHSISSTLGTSPSYFGITAFTAAAGRVLDDADAGQRAVVLGNSVAADLAQNVASLVGQTVSLNNQDFTVVGVLAPKGTSGLNDPDDVAMVPIDTAQGTFTGYTQSLSSIAVQAKSADVMTEAQNEIQQILDARHQVTSDTRDYQVRNQAQVLSTATSTTQTLTILLSAVAGISLLVGGIGVMNIMLVTVTERTREIGIRKAIGATRGNIVLQFLVESLIISTLGGIVGILIGFGASSFQLFGIRPEVQWWTVWLSVAVSAGIGLVFGIYPANKAAKLRPIDALRYE